The proteins below are encoded in one region of Colletotrichum lupini chromosome 5, complete sequence:
- a CDS encoding SIS domain-containing protein — protein sequence MGDQRHHMEHRPVQNSAVFVLGANHCDSIPPPSPPSPPVSPPEDGFLEELEELSLGSPDDLPESDESSAKIQDRLHAATHVLKTEAAALRSVANLYETDPVARDGFNRTVAAITRHKGEKGKLIITGVGKSGHIANKLVATFNSLSLTSVFLNPIDALHGDLGIIQKHDILLFITFSGKTSELFSLLPHLDKPSSLVILTGHTRPDTCELIKLRPDTILLPAPVHESETSSFGVSAPTTSTTVALAVGDALAIAAAQELHPSVAQVFSKNHPGGAIGAAFRKPQTILDLSVPWVDIDDSEHLCVDRSVGADLFRAAYDSPSGWVRVGDAVASPSRIRKLATVDFTRSLRDIPHLLVPRAEMLSISSGTTIRRAVDFVRSMQGAADDGEYVCNSDSLLAVLDHGDMVGVLEAGKLLEWKD from the coding sequence ATGGGTGATCAACGTCATCACATGGAGCACCGACCGGTGCAAAACAGCGCGGTCTTTGTGCTCGGCGCAAATCACTGCGACTCAATTCCACCTCCCTCGCCTCCTTCACCACCAGTCTCACCCCCAGAAGATGGCTTTTTGGAAGAATTGGAAGAACTCAGCCTCGGATCGCCCGACGACCTTCCCGAGAGCGACGAAAGCTCCGCCAAAATCCAGGACAGACTTCATGCCGCAACACACGTTCTCAAGACAGAAGCCGCAGCGCTGAGGTCAGTCGCCAACTTATATGAGACAGACCCCGTTGCTCGGGACGGCTTCAACAGAACAGTGGCGGCCATCACAAGGCACAAGGGTGAAAAGGGAAAGCTCATCATTACCGGCGTCGGAAAGTCGGGTCACATTGCGAACAAGTTGGTTGCGACATTCAACAGCCTTTCACTCACATCCGTGTTTCTGAACCCGATTGATGCGCTTCACGGCGACTTGGGCATTATCCAGAAACACGATATTCTTCTCTTCATCACATTCTCCGGAAAGACCTCCGAACTTTTCAGCCTATTACCACACTTGGACAAGCCGTCATCATTAGTCATCCTCACCGGACATACGAGACCTGACACGTGCGAGCTTATCAAACTCAGACCGGATACGATCCTTCTCCCAGCACCAGTCCACGAAAGTGAGACATCGTCATTTGGTGTCTCGGCTCCGACAACGTCCACAACGGTCGCCTTGGCCGTCGGCGATGCGCTTGCCATTGCCGCCGCGCAGGAGCTGCACCCGAGCGTTGCACAGGTGTTCTCCAAGAACCATCCGGGTGGTGCGATTGGGGCCGCGTTCCGGAAACCTCAGACAATTCTGGACTTGTCCGTTCCATGGGTGGACATTGATGACTCGGAACACCTTTGCGTGGATCGCAGCGTCGGTGCAGATCTCTTCCGGGCTGCTTACGACTCGCCGTCAGGCTGGGTGCGTGTCGGCGATGCTGTAGCATCGCCGAGTCGCATCAGGAAGTTGGCAACGGTGGACTTCACACGGTCTCTGAGAGACATCCCGCATCTGTTGGTACCGAGGGCAGAGATGCTCTCCATCTCTTCCGGGACAACGATACGTCGTGCCGTAGACTTCGTGAGAAGCATGCAAGGCGCCGCGGATGACGGCGAGTACGTTTGTAATTCGGACTCTCTTCTAGCTGTTTTGGACCATGGCGACATGGTTGGCGTTTTGGAAGCTGGCAAGCTGTTGGAATGGAAAGATTGA
- a CDS encoding methionine aminopeptidase 2B has protein sequence MGSKTPEDHIPGGNGGPTSSGISSGGEPRGVHLSRDGDGSLGDGGDDDGDDGDEDEVVAGTGSLNNAADNDDGNDDNGPKKKKRKPRKKKKKASAAATATKQSDPPRVPLSDLFTSGSYPAGEAQAYTKARDAATATGADSDMNTARTTAAELRHQSRPHLEDPSLLNDYRKAAEVHRQVRQWVQDTVKPGKQTLLEIATGIEDGVRSLLGNQGLEVGDALKAGMGFPTGLCLNHEVAHYTPNPGQKDVVLKYEDVMKVDFGVHVNGWIVDSAFTMSFDPAWNSLLAGVRAATESGIKAAGIDVRICDVSAAIQETMESYEVEVGGKMYPVKPVRNICAHDIARYQIHAGRSIPFIKNNDQTKMEEGEIFAIETFGTTGRGKLYDDVGIYGYKLDYDAPAQVKLPFASANRLYKTIKEQFGSIVFCRRYLDRLGLDRYLAGLKSLESHGILESYAPLADIKGSQSAQFEHKQTILLRENNKEIISRGSDY, from the exons ATGGGTTCAAAGACACCCGAAGACCATATTCCAGGAGGCAATG GCGGGCCCACTTCGTCCGGCATTTCTTCCGGCGGGGAGCCGCGCGGCGTGCACCTCTCCCGTGACGGGGACGGCAGTCTCGGCGACGGGGGCGATgacgacggcgacgacggcgacgaAGATGAGGTTGTCGCTGGCACCGGATCGCTGAACAATGCAGCAGACAACGACGATGGCAACGATGATAATGGacccaagaagaagaaacgaAAGCccagaaagaagaagaagaaggcttCTGCCGCGGCGACTGCTACGAAGCAATCTGACCCCCCGAGGGTGCCGCTGAGCGACCTCTTCACTTCGGGCTCGTACCCGGCTGGTGAGGCGCAGGCTTACACCAAAGCCCGGGATGCGGCTACGGCTACGGGTGCGGACTCGGATATGAACACCGCGCGCACGACGGCTGCGGAGTTACGGCACCAGTCCCGCCCGCACCTCGAGGACCCGAGCCTCCTGAACGACTACCGTAAAGCCGCTGAGGTTCATCGGCAGGTCCGGCAGTGGGTTCAGGATACGGTGAAGCCCGGTAAGCAGACTCTGCTCGAGATCGCTACGGGGATCGAGGACGGGGTGAGGAGTTTGCTGGGGAACCAGGGGTTGGAGGTGGGTGATGCGTTGAAGGCTGGGATGGGGTTTCCTACGGGGCTTTGTCTTAACCATGAGGTTGCGCATTATACGCCGAACCCGGGGCAGAAGGATGTGGTGTTGAAGTATGAGGACGTGATGAAGGTTGATTTCGGGGTGCATGTGAACGGGTGGATTGTGGATAGTGCGTTTACGATGAGTTTTGATCCGGCGTGGAATAGTTTGTTGGCTGGGGTGAGGGCTGCTACGGAGAGTGGGATCAAG GCTGCCGGTATCGACGTCCGCATCTGCGACGTCAGCGCCGCTATCCAGGAGACGATGGAGAGCTACGAGGTTGAGGTCGGCGGTAAGATGTACCCCGTCAAGCCGGTGCGCAACATCTGCGCGCATGATATCGCGCGGTACCAGATCCATGCGGGCAGGTCGATTCCGTTTATCAAGAACAATGATCAGACCAAGATGGAGGAGGGGGAGATCTTTGCGATTGAGACATTTGGGACGACTGGCCGTGGGAAGTTGTATGATGAC GTCGGTATCTATGGATACAAGCTAGATTACGACGCTCCTGCTCAGGTAAAGTTGCCCTTTGCCTCTGCAAATCGTCTGTATAAGACGATCAAGGAGCAGTTTGGAAGTATCGTCTTCTGCCGCAGATATCTTGACCGTCTCGGCCTGGACCGGTACCTGGCTGGT CTCAAATCCCTGGAATCCCATGGTATACTTGAGTCATACGCACCGCTTGCGGACATCAAGGGATCTCAGTCTGCGCAGTTTGAGCAC AAGCAGACGATATTGCTGCGCGAGAACAATAAGGAGATCATCAGTCGAGGAAGTGACTATTGA